A window of Streptomyces caniferus contains these coding sequences:
- a CDS encoding helix-turn-helix domain-containing protein — protein sequence MPTRATPTERQRRLGAELRKMRVAAGRTTEYAAGLLGLDRTKVSNMESGIRSTSPERVRMLASNYDCSDQRYVDALAELANSRSRGWWEQFRGSLPQGLLDVAELEWHARRLRSEQAVHLPGPLQVGAYARAIFDAALPPLPRSEVELRVVFRLRRQQILERDNPVNYVAYVHESALRMQFGGRAVTREQLQHLCEVSELVNVEVRVLPVEAGAFPGAGHAVLYAEGDVPPLDTVQLDSAHGPEFTHADAQLAKYREHMDWMHARTLGVRESRDFIHHIVRQL from the coding sequence ATGCCCACCAGGGCCACGCCCACAGAGCGCCAGAGGCGCCTGGGTGCCGAGCTGCGCAAAATGCGCGTCGCGGCAGGTCGCACCACTGAATACGCAGCAGGTCTGCTTGGTTTGGACCGAACGAAGGTCTCCAATATGGAGTCCGGCATCCGCTCCACTTCACCTGAACGCGTACGGATGCTCGCCAGCAACTACGACTGCTCGGACCAGCGATACGTCGATGCCCTGGCGGAACTGGCCAACTCCCGCAGTCGCGGATGGTGGGAACAGTTCAGGGGGAGTCTCCCTCAAGGGTTGCTGGATGTCGCCGAGCTGGAATGGCACGCTAGGCGACTGCGGTCCGAACAGGCCGTGCATTTGCCCGGACCGCTTCAAGTGGGTGCATACGCACGCGCCATCTTCGACGCCGCGCTGCCACCTCTGCCCAGGTCAGAGGTGGAGCTACGAGTGGTCTTCCGGCTGCGTCGCCAGCAGATTCTGGAACGCGACAACCCCGTCAACTATGTCGCATACGTTCATGAGTCCGCCCTGCGCATGCAGTTCGGTGGGCGCGCTGTGACCCGAGAACAACTCCAGCATCTTTGTGAGGTGTCCGAGCTGGTGAACGTCGAGGTGCGTGTGCTTCCCGTTGAGGCGGGCGCATTCCCGGGCGCCGGGCATGCCGTTCTGTACGCCGAAGGCGATGTGCCGCCACTGGACACCGTCCAGTTGGACTCGGCTCACGGTCCCGAATTCACCCATGCCGATGCTCAGCTCGCCAAGTACCGGGAGCACATGGACTGGATGCACGCCCGTACGCTCGGCGTGCGCGAATCGCGGGACTTTATCCACCACATCGTCCGTCAGCTCTGA
- a CDS encoding ATP-binding protein → MPTAMSVCPHPLDIRTPRVPENLAYSLTLPAALASPAVARSAARTILEAHGLHDVTDAATQVIGELAACACLFTPSDSVYLSLRYRDDALRICLYDGHPRHTHRRLAAACDGRRRSLLLLLACVMHACDGEWGFGESSDPGDGTRLWAVLPREGARAYGRAA, encoded by the coding sequence ATGCCCACAGCCATGTCCGTCTGCCCGCACCCCCTCGATATCCGCACACCCCGCGTGCCGGAGAACCTGGCGTACAGCCTCACTCTTCCCGCTGCGCTCGCCAGCCCGGCCGTCGCGCGGTCCGCCGCCCGGACGATCCTGGAGGCACACGGACTACATGACGTGACCGACGCCGCGACCCAGGTGATCGGTGAACTCGCCGCCTGTGCATGCCTGTTCACGCCGTCCGACAGCGTCTATCTGTCGCTGCGCTATCGCGATGACGCGCTGCGCATCTGCCTCTACGACGGGCACCCGCGCCATACTCACCGCCGTCTCGCAGCGGCCTGTGACGGCAGGCGGCGGTCTCTGCTTCTGCTGCTGGCCTGTGTGATGCACGCCTGTGACGGTGAGTGGGGGTTCGGGGAGTCGTCTGACCCCGGGGACGGAACGCGGTTGTGGGCGGTGCTGCCGCGCGAAGGGGCACGGGCGTACGGGCGCGCGGCGTGA